The proteins below come from a single Nitrospira sp. genomic window:
- a CDS encoding FAD-dependent monooxygenase codes for MVEETDIAVVGAGGGGAVLALALAQKGIKTIVLEQAPGPPQGLRGEILQPNGQQVLDRLGLLNKLPASSTRTVHQFHFCRVGGQRLCTIDYRDLPPPYNQAVVTLPNVAHHAIVDAVEREPSVSLRYRATFTGLLRENGRVVGLTAKQGEQERTIKAKVVVGADGAFSKVREALQIPADLYLYPQGYLIALLDAAIPMAEAKYFVGKRTILGLFPAAGDKVYAFYMIKTGSYDQVKERGLVALQNTWIAIDPASEPIFRTLSDWKQTAFLPTGRVRTPTWVADGAVLIGDAAHAMNPHASQGRMQAMVDAMTLADLLPECLATNDFSAATLKRYEDSRRPHVAMLQKLADEQVLFWNTANPIIAFLRDRVFSTLDRNARLRYRVLSTTAGLRKAPPFGLLDRLMAAGFLPDPSSRDMAAGGIR; via the coding sequence ATGGTTGAAGAAACTGACATTGCTGTTGTGGGAGCCGGTGGGGGCGGGGCCGTGCTGGCCCTTGCACTCGCACAGAAGGGGATTAAGACGATTGTTTTGGAACAGGCACCGGGACCACCGCAGGGATTACGTGGAGAAATTCTCCAGCCGAACGGGCAACAAGTACTCGATCGGTTGGGATTGCTGAATAAGCTCCCGGCTTCCTCCACGCGGACGGTGCATCAGTTTCATTTCTGCCGGGTGGGTGGTCAACGGCTTTGCACCATCGACTATCGCGACTTGCCGCCTCCGTATAATCAGGCGGTTGTGACGCTGCCGAATGTGGCGCACCATGCCATTGTGGATGCGGTCGAACGAGAGCCCTCCGTCTCGTTACGGTATCGAGCGACCTTTACGGGGTTGCTTCGTGAAAACGGACGTGTCGTCGGCTTGACCGCTAAACAGGGAGAGCAGGAGAGGACAATCAAGGCCAAGGTGGTGGTGGGGGCTGATGGAGCCTTCTCGAAAGTCCGCGAGGCTTTGCAGATTCCGGCTGATCTCTATCTGTATCCCCAAGGGTACTTGATCGCGTTGTTGGACGCGGCGATTCCAATGGCCGAGGCGAAATATTTTGTCGGGAAGCGAACGATTCTTGGTTTGTTTCCTGCCGCCGGAGACAAGGTGTATGCGTTCTACATGATCAAGACCGGTTCGTATGATCAGGTGAAGGAGCGAGGTCTTGTCGCACTGCAGAACACCTGGATCGCAATCGATCCGGCCAGTGAGCCGATATTTCGGACGTTGAGCGATTGGAAGCAGACGGCATTTTTGCCGACCGGGCGGGTTCGGACCCCGACCTGGGTAGCTGATGGGGCGGTCTTGATTGGAGATGCCGCGCATGCCATGAACCCGCACGCGTCGCAGGGCCGCATGCAGGCGATGGTGGATGCGATGACGCTGGCCGATCTTCTCCCAGAATGTCTCGCGACGAATGACTTCTCTGCCGCCACACTCAAACGCTATGAAGATTCACGACGACCTCATGTCGCGATGCTGCAGAAGTTGGCCGATGAACAGGTGCTGTTCTGGAACACCGCGAATCCAATTATTGCCTTTCTTCGGGATCGTGTCTTCAGCACATTGGACCGCAATGCGCGTCTTCGCTATCGAGTATTATCGACGACCGCCGGACTCCGCAAAGCCCCTCCGTTCGGCCTGCTGGATCGCCTGATGGCGGCGGGATTTCTGCCGGATCCCTCGTCTCGTGACATGGCAGCCGGAGGCATCCGGTAA
- the thiS gene encoding sulfur carrier protein ThiS: MQVKINGKPEEVPGGTVLDLLKAKNIEPQMVAVEVNDKVLDRDHLATTHLNEGDHLEFLFYMGGGR, encoded by the coding sequence GTGCAGGTCAAAATCAATGGGAAGCCTGAAGAAGTCCCGGGCGGAACCGTTCTCGATTTACTCAAGGCCAAGAATATCGAACCGCAGATGGTCGCCGTTGAAGTAAACGACAAAGTACTGGATCGTGACCATCTGGCCACGACCCACCTCAATGAAGGGGACCATCTTGAGTTCCTCTTCTACATGGGAGGCGGTCGGTGA